AGAAATGGGATTTGATTGTTTTTTAACACATAAGTTTTGTTTTACTTATTATGAATTATTAAATAATGGATTAATAGAAAATGAATTAGATCATGTTTTTGTAGGATATTATGAAAAATCTCCAATTATAAACCATAAAGAAGTTGAAAATTGGAAATGGATTCCATTGAATAAATTAATAAAAAATATTCATCTTTATCCAGAATCATATACAATATGGTTTAAAATTATACTTAAAAATTATATTAATCAATTAAATTAAATTATGAAAATAACTATAAGTAGAAAAGGACATTTTAGTGCTGCTCATAAACTTTATAATAATTATTGGAATCATGAAAAAAATATAAAAATTTTTGGAAAATGTGCATATTATCATGGTCATAATTATAAATATATAGTTAGTATAACAGGAAAAATTAATGTAGAAACAGGATTTGTACTAAATTTACAAAATTTAAAAAAAATTCTTTTTGAAGAAATAGAAACAATTTTTGATCACAAAAATATTAATTTAGATTTAAAAGAATTTTCTTCTATAAATCCAACTGCGGAAAATATTGTTATTTTTATGTGGAATAAAATAAATAAAAGAATATCTTCTGATTTAGATTTAAAAATAACTTTATACGAAACAGAAAATAATTTTGTTGAATATGATGGAAAATAATTTAAAAAAAACAATTTTATATAAAAATCATATATGTTTAGGAGCTAAAATGGTAAATTTTTATGGATTTTGTATGCCACTTCAATATACTT
The sequence above is a segment of the Blattabacterium cuenoti genome. Coding sequences within it:
- a CDS encoding 6-pyruvoyl trahydropterin synthase family protein — encoded protein: MKITISRKGHFSAAHKLYNNYWNHEKNIKIFGKCAYYHGHNYKYIVSITGKINVETGFVLNLQNLKKILFEEIETIFDHKNINLDLKEFSSINPTAENIVIFMWNKINKRISSDLDLKITLYETENNFVEYDGK